From the Brachyhypopomus gauderio isolate BG-103 chromosome 5, BGAUD_0.2, whole genome shotgun sequence genome, one window contains:
- the mansc1 gene encoding MANSC domain-containing protein 1 isoform X2 — translation MLLQAAPRRHRQRIKCNLVVYKPSSKAGTENCYLFHCETEQDCPLMVAKPGINTYDIFKGFTHPAVKGNAPTKQPTTTQSTSTTASTAAAIPTITQPHSTTTTTQPPTTTSTTPPTTTATTTTLPTTTTTEATTTTSAIATHESAIVLVTMPVVTMPSMPVATITTTTTTKTVSSTTTAVPPMTLLSTRAKEPSQRPQPPSQRPQPPSQMPQPPSQRPQPPSQRPQPPSQRPQPPSQMPQPPSQRPQPPSLPAQPSQWPQPPPQLTQHLQLPQLPPQPPQLPQRLQPPPLLPPKSSRPLKKPSKPAKRPEAHAGRYNTKTAEIPIKSKPNATTTTSSTPSTTTKTTTTTTPTTTTTAATTTTTTTTTTPSTTTTTATTTTAMTERTTIVVVEMENYLKDGALGTDTLMPSEAGSSPGKTPGSQSAWKNSLVVVVVVILIFLTLLLAIMGRKAVESFDRRHYTRLELNDLHYEI, via the exons ATGTTACTCCAGGCAGCACCGAGACGCCATCGTCAAC GGATAAAGTGCAATTTGGTTGTGTATAAGCCATCGAGCAAGGCTGGCACCGAGAACTGTTACCTGTTCCACTGCGAGACCGAGCAGGACTGCCCCCTGATGGTGGCCAAGCCGGGGATCAACACCTATGACATTTTTAAAG GCTTCACACATCCTGCTGTGAAAGGAAATGCTCCAACCAAACAACCCACGACTACTCAATCCACCTCAACAACCGCAAGCACAGCAGCCGCGATACCTACAATCACACAGCCTCACTCAACAACCACCACAACCCAGCCCCCGACGACAACAAGTACCACTCCACCCACTACAACTGCCACAACCACCACCTTGCCCACGACCACCACCACTGAAGCTACAACAACAACCAGTGCCATTGCTACTCATGAGTCTGCCATTGTCCTGGTCACAATGCCGGTTGTAACCATGCCTTCCATGCCTGTTGCAACAATAACGACTACCACAACAACAAAGACAGTCAGCAGTACAACCACAGCAGTACCTCCCATGACCTTATTGTCCACACGAGCGAAAGAGCCATCCCAGAGGCCCCAGCCACCATCCCAGAGGCCCCAGCCGCCATCCCAGATGCCCCAGCCGCCATCCCAGAGGCCCCAGCCGCCATCCCAGAGGCCCCAGCCGCCATCCCAGAGGCCCCAGCCGCCATCCCAGATGCCCCAGCCGCCATCCCAGAGGCCCCAGCCACCATCCCTGCCAGCCCAGCCATCCCAGTGGCCCCAACCACCACCCCAGCTGACCCAGCATCTCCAGCTGCCCCAGCTACCACCCCAGCCGCCCCAGCTGCCCCAGCGGCTCCAACCACCACCCCTGCTGCCCCCAAAGTCCAGCAGGCCTCTCAAAAAACCCAGCAAGCCAGCCAAACGGCCAGAAGCCCATGCTGGCAGGTACAATACCAAAACAGCTGAGATTCCCATCAAAAGCAAACCAAATGCCACAACAACCACCTCTTCAACTCCAAGCACCACCACCAAAaccactacaactactactccaaccaccaccaccaccgctgctactaccaccaccactacaactactactacaccttccaccaccactactacagcAACCACCACCACAGCTATGACAGAAAGGACAACTATAGTAGTTGTAGAAATGGAGAACTATCTGAAGGATGGGGCCTTGGGGACCGACACCCTGATGCCTTCAGAAGCTGGCTCCAGCCCAGGTAAGACCCCAGGGAGCCAGTCGGCTTGGAAGAAcagtctggtggtggtggtggtggtcatACTTATCTTCCTCACGCTGCTTCTGGCCATCATGGGTCGCAAGGCTGTGGAGTCTTTTGACAGGAGACATTACACTAGATTAGAGCTCAATGACCTGCACTACGAGATCTAA
- the LOC143514778 gene encoding clathrin coat assembly protein AP180 isoform X1, with product MSGQTLTDRIAAAQYQLTGSDVARAVCKATTHEVMAPKKKHLDYLISATNETNVNIPQLADTLFERATNASWVVVFKALVTTHHMCVHGNERFIQYLASRTSLFNLSNFIDKTGTHGYDMSTFIRRYGRYLNEKAYAYRTMAFDFTRVKKGADGVMRNMAPDKLLKAMPTLQNQVDALLEFDVHPKDLNNGIINAAFMLLFKDLIKLFASYNDGVINLLEKYFKMKKSECKDSLEMYKKFLTRVTKISEFMKIAEQVGVDKNDIPDISYCLHPGVVVDVADPSNEDCPFIQCQEDPVTTAEFHSPQLNL from the exons ATGTCGGGGCAAACGCTAACAGATCGCATTGCCGCTGCGCAGTACCAACTGACCGGATCAGATGTGGCTCGTGCCGTCTGCAAAGCTACCACGCACGAAGTGATGGCGCCCAAGAAGAAACACTTGGACT ACCTGATCTCTGCCACCAACGAGACAAACGTGAACATTCCCCAGCTGGCCGACACATTGTTCGAGCGGGCCACCAATGCCAGCTGGGTGGTGGTCTTCAAAGCTCTTGTCACCACCCACCACATGTGTGTCCATGGAAATGAG AGGTTTATACAGTACCTGGCCTCAAGGACCTCCCTCTTCAACCTGAGCAACTTCATTGACAAAACTGGTACCCAcg GCTACGATATGTCCACGTTCATCAGACGATACGGACGATATCTGAACGAGAAAGCATACGCTTACCGAACAATGGCCTTTGACTTCACCCGAGTCAAGAAAGG tgcTGATGGTGTGATGCGGAATATGGCTCCTGATAAACTATTAAAGGCCATGCCTACTCTGCAGAATCAAGTGGATGCACTGCTGGAGTTTGAT GTTCATCCTAAAGATTTGAACAACGGGATCATTAATGCAGCATTCATGCTCCTCTTCAAGGATCTGATTAAACTCTTCGCTTCCTACAACGATGGAGTAATCAATCTTTTAG AGAAATATTTCAAAATGAAGAAGTCAGAATGCAAAGATTCGCTTGAAATGTACAAGAAGTTCCTGACCCGAGTGACCAAGATTTCAGAGTTCATGAAAATCGCAGAG CAAGTTGGAGTGGACAAAAATGACATCCCTGACATATCATAC TGTCTTCACCCTGGGGTGGTGGTCGACGTGGCAGACCCTTCCAATGAGGACTGCCCATTTATCCAATGCCAGGAGGATCCGGTAACCACAGCAGAGTTCCACAGTCCACAACTTAACCTGTAG
- the mansc1 gene encoding MANSC domain-containing protein 1 isoform X1, producing MSLVQRGPVRTAVLLFAAMLFLQSGASDIDGETCYSRQHRDAIVNVRAALGGNRAVMFARVETAERDCILACCSREVKPGIKCNLVVYKPSSKAGTENCYLFHCETEQDCPLMVAKPGINTYDIFKGFTHPAVKGNAPTKQPTTTQSTSTTASTAAAIPTITQPHSTTTTTQPPTTTSTTPPTTTATTTTLPTTTTTEATTTTSAIATHESAIVLVTMPVVTMPSMPVATITTTTTTKTVSSTTTAVPPMTLLSTRAKEPSQRPQPPSQRPQPPSQMPQPPSQRPQPPSQRPQPPSQRPQPPSQMPQPPSQRPQPPSLPAQPSQWPQPPPQLTQHLQLPQLPPQPPQLPQRLQPPPLLPPKSSRPLKKPSKPAKRPEAHAGRYNTKTAEIPIKSKPNATTTTSSTPSTTTKTTTTTTPTTTTTAATTTTTTTTTTPSTTTTTATTTTAMTERTTIVVVEMENYLKDGALGTDTLMPSEAGSSPGKTPGSQSAWKNSLVVVVVVILIFLTLLLAIMGRKAVESFDRRHYTRLELNDLHYEI from the exons ATGTCCCTGGTCCAAAGAGGCCCTGTGCGGACGGCCGTTCTGCTGTTCGCTGCCATGCTCTTCCTCCAGTCTGGCGCCTCGGACATCGACGGAGAAACATGTTACTCCAGGCAGCACCGAGACGCCATCGTCAACGTACGTGCAGCGCTGGGCGGGAACAGGGCTGTGATGTTTGCCAGGGTGGAAACGGCGGAGAGGGACTGCATCCTGGCCTGCTGCTCCAGAGAGGTGAAGCCTG GGATAAAGTGCAATTTGGTTGTGTATAAGCCATCGAGCAAGGCTGGCACCGAGAACTGTTACCTGTTCCACTGCGAGACCGAGCAGGACTGCCCCCTGATGGTGGCCAAGCCGGGGATCAACACCTATGACATTTTTAAAG GCTTCACACATCCTGCTGTGAAAGGAAATGCTCCAACCAAACAACCCACGACTACTCAATCCACCTCAACAACCGCAAGCACAGCAGCCGCGATACCTACAATCACACAGCCTCACTCAACAACCACCACAACCCAGCCCCCGACGACAACAAGTACCACTCCACCCACTACAACTGCCACAACCACCACCTTGCCCACGACCACCACCACTGAAGCTACAACAACAACCAGTGCCATTGCTACTCATGAGTCTGCCATTGTCCTGGTCACAATGCCGGTTGTAACCATGCCTTCCATGCCTGTTGCAACAATAACGACTACCACAACAACAAAGACAGTCAGCAGTACAACCACAGCAGTACCTCCCATGACCTTATTGTCCACACGAGCGAAAGAGCCATCCCAGAGGCCCCAGCCACCATCCCAGAGGCCCCAGCCGCCATCCCAGATGCCCCAGCCGCCATCCCAGAGGCCCCAGCCGCCATCCCAGAGGCCCCAGCCGCCATCCCAGAGGCCCCAGCCGCCATCCCAGATGCCCCAGCCGCCATCCCAGAGGCCCCAGCCACCATCCCTGCCAGCCCAGCCATCCCAGTGGCCCCAACCACCACCCCAGCTGACCCAGCATCTCCAGCTGCCCCAGCTACCACCCCAGCCGCCCCAGCTGCCCCAGCGGCTCCAACCACCACCCCTGCTGCCCCCAAAGTCCAGCAGGCCTCTCAAAAAACCCAGCAAGCCAGCCAAACGGCCAGAAGCCCATGCTGGCAGGTACAATACCAAAACAGCTGAGATTCCCATCAAAAGCAAACCAAATGCCACAACAACCACCTCTTCAACTCCAAGCACCACCACCAAAaccactacaactactactccaaccaccaccaccaccgctgctactaccaccaccactacaactactactacaccttccaccaccactactacagcAACCACCACCACAGCTATGACAGAAAGGACAACTATAGTAGTTGTAGAAATGGAGAACTATCTGAAGGATGGGGCCTTGGGGACCGACACCCTGATGCCTTCAGAAGCTGGCTCCAGCCCAGGTAAGACCCCAGGGAGCCAGTCGGCTTGGAAGAAcagtctggtggtggtggtggtggtcatACTTATCTTCCTCACGCTGCTTCTGGCCATCATGGGTCGCAAGGCTGTGGAGTCTTTTGACAGGAGACATTACACTAGATTAGAGCTCAATGACCTGCACTACGAGATCTAA
- the LOC143514778 gene encoding clathrin coat assembly protein AP180 isoform X2 encodes MSGQTLTDRIAAAQYQLTGSDVARAVCKATTHEVMAPKKKHLDYLISATNETNVNIPQLADTLFERATNASWVVVFKALVTTHHMCVHGNERFIQYLASRTSLFNLSNFIDKTGTHGYDMSTFIRRYGRYLNEKAYAYRTMAFDFTRVKKGADGVMRNMAPDKLLKAMPTLQNQVDALLEFDVHPKDLNNGIINAAFMLLFKDLIKLFASYNDGVINLLEKYFKMKKSECKDSLEMYKKFLTRVTKISEFMKIAEQVGVDKNDIPDISYAPSSILESLETHMNSLEGKKG; translated from the exons ATGTCGGGGCAAACGCTAACAGATCGCATTGCCGCTGCGCAGTACCAACTGACCGGATCAGATGTGGCTCGTGCCGTCTGCAAAGCTACCACGCACGAAGTGATGGCGCCCAAGAAGAAACACTTGGACT ACCTGATCTCTGCCACCAACGAGACAAACGTGAACATTCCCCAGCTGGCCGACACATTGTTCGAGCGGGCCACCAATGCCAGCTGGGTGGTGGTCTTCAAAGCTCTTGTCACCACCCACCACATGTGTGTCCATGGAAATGAG AGGTTTATACAGTACCTGGCCTCAAGGACCTCCCTCTTCAACCTGAGCAACTTCATTGACAAAACTGGTACCCAcg GCTACGATATGTCCACGTTCATCAGACGATACGGACGATATCTGAACGAGAAAGCATACGCTTACCGAACAATGGCCTTTGACTTCACCCGAGTCAAGAAAGG tgcTGATGGTGTGATGCGGAATATGGCTCCTGATAAACTATTAAAGGCCATGCCTACTCTGCAGAATCAAGTGGATGCACTGCTGGAGTTTGAT GTTCATCCTAAAGATTTGAACAACGGGATCATTAATGCAGCATTCATGCTCCTCTTCAAGGATCTGATTAAACTCTTCGCTTCCTACAACGATGGAGTAATCAATCTTTTAG AGAAATATTTCAAAATGAAGAAGTCAGAATGCAAAGATTCGCTTGAAATGTACAAGAAGTTCCTGACCCGAGTGACCAAGATTTCAGAGTTCATGAAAATCGCAGAG CAAGTTGGAGTGGACAAAAATGACATCCCTGACATATCATAC GCCCCCAGCAGTATTCTGGAATCTCTGGAGACGCACATGAACAGTCTGGAAGGAAAGAAAGGGTAA
- the c4h11orf98 gene encoding uncharacterized protein C11orf98, with protein MAPGGKINRPKTELGKNLFKRRRLQTKQKRQKHRIVGAVVDEGLITKHHLKKRNTSSRANITLSGKKRRKLLKQLQHMEKEKQSIEVEKAPQKAGADAAAVRPKRRRKASSSADAELMEVE; from the exons ATGGCACCAGGAGGGAAGATAAACAGACCAAAAACA GAATTGGGGAAGAACCTCTTCAAAAGGCGACGGCTTCAGACAAAGCAGAAAAGGCAGAAGCATCGCATTGTCGGAGCAGTAGTGGACGAAGGCCTCATCACAAAACACCACCTGAAGaagaggaa CACCAGCTCCAGGGCTAACATCACCCTCTCggggaagaagaggagaaaaCTCCTCAAGCAACTACAGCATATGGAGAAGGAGAAGCAAAGCATAGAAG TGGAGAAGGCACCACAGAAGGCGGGTGCGGATGCGGCAGCTGTGCGGCCGAAACGGAGGAGAAAGGCCAGCTCGTCTGCTGACGCGGAGctgatggaggtggagtag